The Deltaproteobacteria bacterium DNA window GGTTTGGTTTATGCACTTTTGGGTCTTTGTATCGTTATTATCTTCAAGGCCTCAGAGGCCTTTAACTTCGCCATCGGAGAGTTTCTGGTTATCGGCTCCTTCCTTTTTTACATCCTGTTTTTTGATAAAAATCTTTCCTTGAGTAGAGCTCTCGTCTTAGGAATTCTGATTTTTATATTTTTCTCTTATGTACTGATCTTCGATAGGAATCTTCACTTTATTATTTCTCTTCTCATTGGGCTGGTGGCCGGTTTTTCAACCTTTTACATAATTTTTTATGGTCTGAATCTTCCGTCCCTCCTTGCCAACCCCCTTCTTCGTTTCATTGTCGCACTACCCTTGGGGCTGGCCGCCGCGGGCATGGTGGGATTAATTATTGAACGGCTGACCATCAAACCCCTGCTCGGACGGAATCCTATCTCCATGACCATGGTCGCCCTCGGATTGATCTTCTTTTTAAGGGCATCTGTTCAGCTTATTTTTGGATCGGACACGTACTCTTTCTTTCTCGATCTGCCAGACATTACTTTAGAAAGAGGAGATTTCCTGTTCCTGTCCGATCCGACCTGGGCTGGAATTCTCTCTATAATAACGTTTGGGTTGGTGATCTTCTTTCTTTTTCGCACGCGCTGGGGGCTGGCCATTCGAGCCGTCTCCGAGGACCAGGCCAAGGCTATGGCCTTTGGCATAGACGCCCGCTTCATATTACTTATGATCTGGGCCATCAGCGCAGTCTGCATCGCCGTGGCCGGGATCATGATTTCCAACTTCGGCGCCCTGGCCTTTGGCTCCGGAATCGTGGGCATGCGGGCCATCCCGGTCGTGCTCATTGGCGGGATGGACAGCATTGGCGGCGCCCTGGTCGGCGGGATCATTATAGGCGTCTGTGAGGCCCTGGCCGGCGCCTATATAGAGCCCATGGGTCTGATCGGTTTCAAGGATGTGGCCCCCTATTTTCTGATGCTGATCGTGCTTTTCTTCCGGCCCTACGGCCTCTTCGGGACCGTTCGCATCGAGAGGGTTTAGGCATGCTGGCTATTGAAAACTTAAGAGTCGTTTATCACGACGTGATCTCTGTTTTGAACGGGATGTCCCTGGAGATCAAGGATGGCGAGATCCTGGTCATCATCGGGGCCAACGGTGCGGGTAAGACCACCCTCCTGCGCGCCATTGCGGGCATGATTGACTTTTACGATGGCGACATCATTGACGGCGATATCAAAATGAACGGGGCCTCCATCAAGGGGCTGGATGCCACCGATATTATGAAACGATACGGCCTGACCTATGTCATGGAAGATCGGCCGGTCTTCTGGTACCTGACCATCGAAGAAAACCTGGCCGCCGCCTCTTACTCCCGATGGGACAGACAGGTGAAGGCCGATATGGAGCAGGTCTTCGAGTACTTCCCGGTGCTCGGACCCCTGAAAAACAAGAGGGCCGGCTATGCTTCGGGTGGTGAACAACAGATGCTCGCCATTGGTATGGCCCTCATGACCAAGCCCAAGATGATGCTCCTGGATGAGCCTTCCCTGGGACTGGCCCCCCTGATCACCGAGGAGCTCTTCAGTATCATTAAGCGGCTCAACGAGGCAGGGATCACCATCATGCTCGTGGAGCAAAACGCCTTTGCCGCCCTCAATATCGGCACACGCGGCTATGTTATCGAGATGGGGCGCATCGTTCTTGAAGGCAAGGCGGATGAGCTTCTGGAAAACGAGGACGTCCGGGAGTTCTATCTGGGATCGGGGGAAAAGGAACGAAAAAGCTACAAGGACGCCAAACGATACAAGAGACGGAAACGATGGCTATAAACGCAGCGAAAGACGGCATCCTTTTAGAGATAGAAGATCTGCACCTCTCTTTTGGAGGCATAAAGGTGCTGAGTGA harbors:
- a CDS encoding ABC transporter ATP-binding protein, with protein sequence MLAIENLRVVYHDVISVLNGMSLEIKDGEILVIIGANGAGKTTLLRAIAGMIDFYDGDIIDGDIKMNGASIKGLDATDIMKRYGLTYVMEDRPVFWYLTIEENLAAASYSRWDRQVKADMEQVFEYFPVLGPLKNKRAGYASGGEQQMLAIGMALMTKPKMMLLDEPSLGLAPLITEELFSIIKRLNEAGITIMLVEQNAFAALNIGTRGYVIEMGRIVLEGKADELLENEDVREFYLGSGEKERKSYKDAKRYKRRKRWL
- a CDS encoding branched-chain amino acid ABC transporter permease, which codes for MIGLLQALGNGILIGLVYALLGLCIVIIFKASEAFNFAIGEFLVIGSFLFYILFFDKNLSLSRALVLGILIFIFFSYVLIFDRNLHFIISLLIGLVAGFSTFYIIFYGLNLPSLLANPLLRFIVALPLGLAAAGMVGLIIERLTIKPLLGRNPISMTMVALGLIFFLRASVQLIFGSDTYSFFLDLPDITLERGDFLFLSDPTWAGILSIITFGLVIFFLFRTRWGLAIRAVSEDQAKAMAFGIDARFILLMIWAISAVCIAVAGIMISNFGALAFGSGIVGMRAIPVVLIGGMDSIGGALVGGIIIGVCEALAGAYIEPMGLIGFKDVAPYFLMLIVLFFRPYGLFGTVRIERV